In Deefgea piscis, the genomic window GCGTTTAACCCGCGCTAAAGCCTGCATTAATTCAGTCGGCATCGCCTCGGTTGAGATATGAAAATGCAGCAAAGAGCGCTGCGTTTGCGCGCCCCATAATGCCGACTCTGGCACTTCAATGGCGCCAAACGAATCAGTTTCGATGCGGTAATTGCTCATGATCTTGCCCTGTGACGAGTCGATCATTTGGTATAGCGCAAGCGAGCCAGCGCTGCCGTGCGAGTGCTGAATTGGCGCTACTGTGGTGTGTAAATTAATCAATCAGATGGTGTTGTATTACATGTTTTTAAATCTTCTTTAAAGCTGTTTTCATGCTTGCACGATGCTTATCGTGATGTTTTTATGGTGATTTTTTTTGAGGTTAAAGCGCAGTGGTTAACACATTGCCTTACTAATTGGGCTCACTTTGACTTGGCATTATGTCACTACGGCTCGACTGTTAAAAATTGATACCTGTCAATTTTTAGCCTTTGGGCTTGCCTTACTATCGCTAGCATTCGGAAACGATACCGTTGGGTATGCTTTAAGCAAAGGAAAATAATGTCCACAAATCAGGATCATGCCAGCGCAACGCCGCCAGCGGATGAGTTAGGCCCTAGTCGTAGTGGAGTAAGAATTGCAGTGACCAGTGGGATTGTCGCTGCGATTGTCATTTTTATCGCGCAATTTATTATTGGCAAACAAGAAATCGATGTCGGCATCGCTAAATTACCGATCTTGCCGATGTTGTTTGCAGTGATGATTGGCATGGGTTTATCAGTCAATTGGACTAAGCAAAAAGTTAAAGCTTGGGGCCAGATTTTTACTGAAAAAGAAGAAAACTTCTGCTCCAAAATGGTCGGTATTTGCCTCTTGGTACTTGGTACCCAATACGCAGGCATGATTATTCCGAATCTGGACATTATCGTTACCGCCGGTATTCCTTTGGTGATGCAAGAATTAGGCAATTTATTACCGATTTTTATCGCGATTCCATTGGCGGTGAAGTTTGGTTTTGGCCGTAAAGCCATCGGCGCTTGCTCGTCAATTAGCCGCGAGCCGTCTATTGCGGTGATTCAAGGCCGATTTGGTACGGGTAGTCCTGAGTATGTTGGCGTGCTGGCGATTTATCTCTGTGGCTCAGTGGTTGGTACCTTATGGTTCAGTATTTTGGGTAGTTTAGGTCCATTGACCGGCTTAAATCCATTGGCCTTGGCGGCTGGTGCTGGTGTGGGCAGTGGCTCAATGCTCAGCGCTGCTTCGGGGGCATTAATTAATGGCTTAGAGCCGCAACTCGCGCAACAAGTGCTCAGTATCGCAGCCGCATCCAATTTATTGTCATCGGTGTTGGGGGCTTTGTCGTTGACCTACCTTGGTATTCCGCTGGCTGAGTTTATGTATAAATTTTGTAATAAAAAGGCGGGCTAAATTCAATGAAAGCCATCTTAATTGATATGAAATTGGTGTTCTTGGCGATTATCTTAGCCATGTTTACCCAGCTCCTGACGACAGGAACGCCGATTGTTGACATGCTGCATAGCTTTTTAGCGATGTCGATCGTGGTGTTTTTATCACTGGTTGCCAAACAGTTTATTCCATCGTCCCTACCGACTTTTGCCTACGCCACTTTGATCGGGATTGCGATTTGCCTGCCCGATACACTGGTTCGTGCTTACTTTTTAGAGTCGATTGGTAAAGTGTCGTTTTTGTCTTGCTGTGTTCCTTTACTGGCTTTTGCTGGTTTGTCGGTCGGTGGCCAGATGGAAGAATTGAAAAAAATGTCGTGGAAAGTCATTGTGATTTTCTTGATTGTTTCAACGAGCTGCTTCTTTGGCGCATCCTTGGTGGCGCAAATCGGCTTCCAAATGAAAGGAATTATCTAAATGAACACGTTGAATGCTTTTCAATTGAACGCCAAATTGCGTGAGTTGCACGACTTTAGTATTCAAACGCGGCGCCACTTGCATCAAATTCCTGAATTATCCGGTCAAGAGCATAAAACCACGCAGTTCTGCCAAGACTTGATGCGTGAAGTGGGTTACCAGATCACGACGTATCCCGGTTTTACTGGATTTATTGCTGATTTAGAAATCAATCCCGACGCGCGCCGCGTGGCATTTCGTGCCGATATGGATGCCTTGGCGATGGATGATCTAACCGACAATGCGTACAGCTCAACGCATGCCGGCTGCGCACACAATTGTGGTCATGATACGCATATGACGATTGCGCTGACTGCCGCGCGCTATCTGGCTTTGCACCGTGAAGAATTAAAGCACAATGTGCGTTTTGTCTTCCAAATGGCCGAAGAAGACATGCGCGTTCCGGGCGCGGATAAAATGGTTGAATTGGGCTGTATGGATGGCGTTGACGAAGTGTATGCGCTGCATAACGACGCTTCACGCGAATGCGGTACGGTGTTGATTAATGCTGGTGTGATGTCGTCATATGGTTCGGCTTGGACTTTGGAGGTGCAAGGCATTTCGGCGCATGGCTCAACACCAGAAAAAGGCTTGGATGCGATTCGCGAAACCGCCAGAATCGTCATGGACTTTGACTACATTGTCGCCAAAAAAACCAGCCCATTTAGCCCTGCCGTCTTTGGCTGCGGTATGTTTCATGGCGGCACGATTCCTAATGCCGTTGCCGATCATGCCCAAGCGCGCGGCACAATTCGCGCCATGGATGCCAATACCGATCAAATCTTAAAAAATAGTTTTGATGGCATTGTTAAAGAAAGCACCTTGCGTGGTTTTGTTACCAGCATGGATTACTGCGGTTACCCTGCAGTGAT contains:
- a CDS encoding DUF3100 domain-containing protein — its product is MSTNQDHASATPPADELGPSRSGVRIAVTSGIVAAIVIFIAQFIIGKQEIDVGIAKLPILPMLFAVMIGMGLSVNWTKQKVKAWGQIFTEKEENFCSKMVGICLLVLGTQYAGMIIPNLDIIVTAGIPLVMQELGNLLPIFIAIPLAVKFGFGRKAIGACSSISREPSIAVIQGRFGTGSPEYVGVLAIYLCGSVVGTLWFSILGSLGPLTGLNPLALAAGAGVGSGSMLSAASGALINGLEPQLAQQVLSIAAASNLLSSVLGALSLTYLGIPLAEFMYKFCNKKAG
- a CDS encoding M20 metallopeptidase family protein; amino-acid sequence: MNTLNAFQLNAKLRELHDFSIQTRRHLHQIPELSGQEHKTTQFCQDLMREVGYQITTYPGFTGFIADLEINPDARRVAFRADMDALAMDDLTDNAYSSTHAGCAHNCGHDTHMTIALTAARYLALHREELKHNVRFVFQMAEEDMRVPGADKMVELGCMDGVDEVYALHNDASRECGTVLINAGVMSSYGSAWTLEVQGISAHGSTPEKGLDAIRETARIVMDFDYIVAKKTSPFSPAVFGCGMFHGGTIPNAVADHAQARGTIRAMDANTDQILKNSFDGIVKESTLRGFVTSMDYCGYPAVINHQDAYQRVVSAAKAIIPAELLQADCKPMTGSEDFSLMVNAAREQRGAMFFLGSGNSSKGINNYLHANPYFVDDDFMLVGAQIFIHLATH